From a single Dehalococcoidales bacterium genomic region:
- a CDS encoding tRNA-dihydrouridine synthase — translation KVPVSPVKRNKMGSLVYLAEPIKKAVSIPVIAVGKINTPEIAGDILTKERADMVAIGRQLICDPLWPKKVREGRFDEVVACDSCNINCYSPAFERRLSEGAPLCKFNERVGREWEIPAPE, via the coding sequence AAGGTGCCGGTTTCTCCGGTAAAGCGGAACAAGATGGGGTCACTGGTCTATCTTGCCGAACCCATCAAGAAGGCAGTCAGCATTCCGGTAATCGCGGTGGGCAAGATAAACACCCCGGAAATTGCCGGGGACATACTGACCAAAGAACGGGCAGACATGGTGGCAATCGGGCGCCAGCTTATCTGTGACCCATTATGGCCGAAGAAGGTGCGCGAGGGGCGGTTCGATGAGGTGGTCGCCTGTGACTCCTGCAATATTAACTGCTACTCACCGGCTTTCGAACGCCGTTTGTCCGAAGGTGCGCCACTGTGCAAGTTCAACGAACGTGTTGGACGGGAATGGGAGATACCGGCTCCTGAGTAG